The genomic region AACGACCCGGACGCGGTGAGGCGGGCGGTGCACTTCGGCGCCCGGGACTACCTGGTCAAACCGCTGCAGGCCTCGGCCGTAGCGCAGGCGATCGCACGGGCACTGGAGTACGAAGAGAAGCGCCAGATGCGCCAGGCGGGGCAGCTTTCGAGCCCCACAGTCCGCGGCACCGTAATCACGGTCGCGGGCGCCAAGGGCGGCATCGGCAAGTCCATCATCGCGGTAAACCTGGCGCTGGCATTGCGGGAGCGCACGCACGGCAAGGTAGCGATTATTGACGGCGATACCCAGTTCGGCGATGTCGCGACGATGTTCGACGTGACGCCGGCCAGGGCGCTGGAGGACCTCATCCGCGACCTGGACCGGCTGGACAGGAACTCGATCCTGGAGTATCTGACGATGTTCGGCGACAAGCTGAGCATCGTGCCAGGCCCGACGGTGCAGAACGCCTGGGACGACGCCGGGCCCGAAGCCGCGCGCAAGGTCGTCGAGTTGCTGGCGCAGACTCACGACTTCGTGGTCGTAGACACGTCCGGGGCCGTCGACAGGTTCGTACGGGCCTTCATCGACTCCTCTACGCTCGTCCTCATGGTCACGACGGGTGAGGTCTCCAGCGTGAGGGATACAAAAGCGGCGCTGGCACGTTTAGAGGGCTGGGAGGTCCCGCCCGACAAGGTGAAGGTAGTACTGAACCGGGGCGCCCGCGCCGAGGG from Dehalococcoidia bacterium harbors:
- a CDS encoding response regulator; amino-acid sequence: MPATTKVLILDDDLDSRVEARKALQRARLELAGEVGFGTEALIVATETRPDVILIAVEEPVTRPLETAERLANVLPRTPVIFYSSLNDPDAVRRAVHFGARDYLVKPLQASAVAQAIARALEYEEKRQMRQAGQLSSPTVRGTVITVAGAKGGIGKSIIAVNLALALRERTHGKVAIIDGDTQFGDVATMFDVTPARALEDLIRDLDRLDRNSILEYLTMFGDKLSIVPGPTVQNAWDDAGPEAARKVVELLAQTHDFVVVDTSGAVDRFVRAFIDSSTLVLMVTTGEVSSVRDTKAALARLEGWEVPPDKVKVVLNRGARAEGFRVTDLEQSLARPVFWELPKDNRVGRSVQVGRPVVIDSPNATASKHIMALAAAIGGNAVENGVHGPVSAGLIGLLKGREAKKVAS